In a genomic window of Anomalospiza imberbis isolate Cuckoo-Finch-1a 21T00152 chromosome 5, ASM3175350v1, whole genome shotgun sequence:
- the GOLGB1 gene encoding golgin subfamily B member 1 isoform X1, which yields MLSRLSGLASTVLQELSGEDGDAVTEPSIAVEALQSGAESMEEAPEELLERLAQTEKLVVQLKDLIREKDALLQEKEAVFKKEQEAADAKLMKLKLQAKTKLASLNKRIEELTEKGSPLPTQALAEELEYPKKNENTSEGHREEVEALKKQLKEQEETVQDLKKQLAVAKVNLKDAEIQYATQLSSLQEVIQEKEALLEKHVHQHQAELLKMVVQSDKEVELQQNLRTLQRKLEEQEAALLGRTQVVELLQQELHIAEKQNQTLLDQCQKMEVELSSMRDVLVAERQGFQDLREKMELELAERKLSSHRLQEEVQCLSEQLEEARRAQAELEVKYKDLEQEHRLEVEEKNQLLSGLTVAEGEPRCGRAARGAEEEQLEQGVGQLSVPPLGHRAAAHGVRDELLQRFEEFVCCQDELNSQPQVQLSELEQQDESTSQEKMVDQEDQNENSFLPTENLERQKTEEIPHLQAVLWESQQEAVTVAEDAEQARTDGFTNRSKQFTEEGCPPGILDYIAAEKQKELSVLLLELKEAQEEIIFLKSQLKGPSVQTSTGSQTEGNQLEENSKIQCLEREEQKASDTQSVSLLRETEMQQIGFLQENGISFQEEPQGSPGTSQSQELIKLQNQITEQQIILQKSEESFRKELGEKCAEINRLNQLVEEYKKKGEDPDSTFCALTKEQDQLLCQAKELSTITELKEQVKQLAEELALSEKQRLSDSQSSLLREQIQSLRNEFKSKDMKIEALQKDLDEAQLQLSDQDMQLKDLRSQVETKECEVLDLGQLLRKNTAEMEELSHKLTLKGHEAASLEQLVAEHTKSIESLQQALLEKDQQMAEISVSMSEKMVLLNEEKFSLGNELKSLREQTSLLFKAQEEKEQNVGAKDTCLKCGLSKQQNETEAVSKENEELVNQVELLRKENEQAKRKLQAVLVNRKELLKKVTRLENELEQQSREQKSETSAAQAAAGEEDVRSMMSKEMGLENHPREDYLIQLLSEKESELQSIRKEKETIEAQLQAVIEEMRQSLQEKANTASVKDEIMEHQTIPDKVTETKESPEDDEESEKHSSAGTNLEEKQKSALKERISVLEQEKEQLQKKLQEALVSRKDTIKKAQEKDRHHREQLKQQKDDYSILQEQFDQQSKEKDSIQAQLRQLQEQKGSAESVFGSQGRVDSSCMEAEDTTNNKLVQVADISEEEWKKNLDKLQTEKEKLECNVSHMQRELAHKSELIFDLQQHIAQLFIEIEGLKRTSDQAEAKGANLQTELEENQGKISGVASLEDLKILVHQKDEEMEFLNQQLKEKSDALSNVQAQLLEKEESVQRLCSQLEAQARVHEEQSKRLQTEMLEIQEKQEDNAEAAKQKNQMQRKLQAALISRKETLKESKFLKEELANAKTTIDSLSVKLTNMESQICGHVKETDTLTEKLVCLTGEREKLTAEIDKLLRENQNLDGCCKNLTLTLERVVLEKEKLEKEVEALKSFQATESSEWQEKYKELQGEYETLLQSYENVSNEAERIQRVLETVRQEKQEIFIQLKGAEAKKQETDKQLQEAGQEIDEMKEKMRKFAKSKQQKILELEEENEKLRAEMHFTDGELHRTGESFTNTSLKEDLECSRRECQSLSTQLETVMAEKDSLNQEIVDLKCLLQVTESKLKESRELVDRCVAQQTAGEETEAVATPPPTEESENQVDVTFRPEPPAAELEQEAFESDRPCEDPGLYRQQIAELTKRITEMEDNRRASEQQLGDIRRCVETLAGEKRALEHQMGEKVHEVNDLQATVAKMEQMVQEARDDLVRMTALKDALEAEKDDLEERLMNQLAELNGSIGNYQQDATDFQIKNDQLKHELQSLQRMMHKLEEEKSQMAKEKSKASSEKQKEFVEKLKYNWRGESSTHIKELQELLKQKQQEIKQLQKDCIKSQEKNSSLERTVKALEFLQSETQKEVEAAKEISAKAVEDTKKAQAELAHCRVVLDDTQSEAARVLAESVKVKEELQVHKEKVKIQMKKKDEDFERRLEQEKDKHSKEIKNMEAKLATLQREKEHMETTVGDLQDSLKTKDQEAKQLEGNLNKTLAQLAAFTRSMSSLQDDRDRVIDESKTWEKKFTETIQKKEEEIRSKEEACIVLQDQVKHMTMRVEELQTHVSRLECNKKDWEADCRKEIQHHQKTCEMLQEEKKELLTQLEGSQELYSKSQNEQQELKSEISSLRDQLADLQNSFTKCELAREELGTVVKQQEMSIQNFKLNCEQLEADLQASKGLTNKLHEETSAKDQKIMSLLSAKEEAVMAALAELQQQHSEEMKVLECRLSKEEDDKKALENEKNKFLDKLDHLTEKMKISREESRQQKAQLDSFTKSMSSLQDDRDRILRDYKQLEERHLVIILEKDQLIQEAAAENNKLKEELRSFHSQMDDLNSENAKLNAELVRYREDLNQVISIKDSQQKQLLKIQLQRIQALENEKAIIETQLKESEHTQDDLRKCMEALREDKVSMSQEIETLMSSLSRAQSEMAALHEGSPIVECQAELKAREKEVQQLSHELSLSQQRIKELEGELEGVQRDAAKRVGEAEDRLRKELKHLHHDAGIMRNETETAEERVAELARDLMEMEQKLLEVTDENKDLRAQIQSFGRSMSSLQDSRDQANEELHILKQKYSADLEEQKSLVQNLQKQMAQLQEEQRSTVRDRDTVRSELTELQKAIDERGLLAQVEKLNQQLRAKDDELLHLSLELEGSSNQVKSFSKAMASLQNDRDRLLSELDKTRKIEEVKQQAEGSISTTALEVQSLKKALASLQSDRDRVVRELENLQQQYILVGVEAAENSHLKAQLHQWEQEADKQLRLQEQLRQEGVVYQQELQQLRQEKTTWEKQSSSMKEQYLMAIAEKDKQLSHLQRLTQEMRLPFSKFQTTEEQHQSKISPEVLKGDFSSLEAEMKHLQAQLNDSLKELHQKELRIQQLNSKLSQAFEEKNALSLQLRGSSRSPCVSHQHYSEVLNRCLVLERQLQELQAADKSMELFATDAAPGAPQEKNEAQRGTYTPELQELQLRLSETEHLHSSTKQDMRYLEEQLEEERDRRLAAEEALFAAQDQIRRLQSSEWSSSLSASIDMTPGHEQSLLIDSMDNNSSRTRSTPGLRRLLRSLFRSRAHLPLLVATYLLAVHVLLFLCFTGHL from the exons GTAGAAGCTTTGCAGTCAGGAGCAGAAAGCATGGAGGAGGCACCTGAGGAGCTGTTGGAGCGCCTAGCCCAAACAGAAAAGCTAGTTGTTCAGCTGAAGGATTTGATTCGAGAAAAGGATGCTCTGCTCCAGGAAAAAGAAGCTGTGTTCAAG AAAGAGCAAGAGGCCGCAGATGCCAAGCTGATGAAACTTAAACTTCAAGCCAAAACCAAACTGGCCTCTCTGAACAAACGCATCGAGGAGCTGACAGAGAAAGGATCACCACTGCCTACTCAGGCCTTAGCAGAAGAGCTGGAGTATCCCAAG AAAAACGAAAATACAAGTGAAGGGCACAGAGAGGAAGTGGAAGCACTGAAAAAGCAGCTCAAGGAGCAAGAGGAGACTGTTCAGGACCTGAAGAAACAGCTGGCTGTAGCCAAAGTGAATCTGAAAGATGCTGAAATCCAGTATGCAACACAG CTGAGTTCCCTGCAGGAAGTGATTCAGGAGAAGGAAGCTCTCCTGGAAAAGCATGTGCACCAGCATCAAGCTGAATTGCTCAAGATGGTGGTCCAGTCAGATAAGGAAGTAGAGCTGCAACAG AACCTGCGCACACTTCAGAGAAAGCTTGAGGAGCAGGAAGCAGCTCTGTTAGGACGAACTCAGGTGGTAgaactgctgcagcaggagtTACACATTgctgaaaagcaaaaccag ACACTCCTAGATCAGTGccagaagatggaagtggaacTAAGCTCCATGAGGGATGTGCTAGTTGCAGAGAGACAAGGCTTTCAGGATCTCAGGGAGaagatggagctggagctggctgaGAGGAAGCTGTCTTCCCATCGCTTGCAGGAGGAGGTGCAGTGTCTCTCAGAACAGCTGGAAGAGGCAAGAAGAGCACAAGCTGAGCTAGAGGTGAAGTATAAAGACCTGGAACAGGAACACAGGCTGGAGGTGGAAGAGAAAAACCAGCTGCTCAGTGGTCTGACGGTGGCTGAAGGAGAGCCGCGATGTGGCCGTGCTGCCCGTGGAGCcgaggaggagcagctggagcagggcgttgggcagctctcagtgccacccctgggacacagagctgcagcacacGGAGTGCGGG ATGAACTTCTACAGAGATTTGAAGAATTTGTCTGCTGTCAGGATGAGCTGAATTCACAGCCACAAGTGCAGCTCTCTGAACTGGAGCAGCAG GATGAATCAacttcacaggaaaaaatggtAGATCAGGAAGACCAGAATGAGAATTCATTCCTACCCACAGAAAACTTGGAAAGACAGAAGACAGAAG AAATACCACATTTGCAAGCTGTTCTCTGGGAGTCTCAGCAGGAAGCTGTGACGGTTGCAGAAGATGCAGAACAG GCAAGAACAGATGGCTTTACCAACAGAAGCAAGCAATTTACTGAGGAAGGTTGTCCACCTGGAATTCTAGACTATATTGCTGCAGAGAAACAGAAGGAGCTGTCTGTTTTGCTGCTTGAACTGAAAGAAGCccaagaagaaataatttttctgaaaagccAGCTCAAGGGCCCCAGTGTCCAAACTTCTACAGGCAGCCAAACAGAAGGTAACCAGCTGGAAGAGAATTCAAAGATACAGTGTCTGGAGAGGGAGGAGCAGAAGGCTTCAGATACACAGAGTGTCTCATTActgagagaaacagaaatgcagcaaattggttttcttcaggaaaatggAATTAGCTTCCAAGAAGAGCCTCAGGGAAGCCCTGGCACCTCTCAATCTCAAGAGCTGATCAAGTTACAAAACCAAATTACAGAACAGCAAATAATTCTGCAGAAATCAGAAGAATCCTTTAGGAAAGAACTAGGAGAAAAATGTGCAGAAATAAATAGGCTAAACCAGTTGGTTGAGGAAtacaagaaaaaaggagaggatCCTGACAGTACATTTTGTGCTTTGACCAAAGAACAAGATCAGCTCTTGTGTCAGGCCAAAGAACTTTCTACCATAACAGAACTGAAGGAGCAAGTGAAGCAACTGGCGGAAGAGCTAGCTCTTTCAGAAAAGCAGAGACTGTCAGACAGTCAAAGCAGTCTTCTAAGAGAGCAAATCCAGAGCCTTAGAAATGAATTTAAATCCAAGGATATGAAAATTGAAGCTTTGCAGAAGGACTTGGATGAAGCACAACTTCAGCTTTCTGACCAGGACATGCAACTAAAGGATCTGAGAAGCCAGGTTGAGACAAAGGAATGTGAAGTACTTGATCTAGGACAACTTTTGAGGAAGAATACAGCAGAGATGGAAGAGCTTTCCCACAAATTAACCTTAAAGGGACACGAGGCAGCAAGCCTAGAACAGCTTGTTGCTGAGCACACCAAGTCTATAGAGAGCCTGCAACAAGCCTTGCTGGAAAAGGACCAACAGATGGCAGAGATCAGTGTCAGCATGTCTGAGAAAATGGTCCTGCTGaatgaagagaaattttctCTAGGAAATGAGCTGAAGAGTCTTAGGGAACAGACAAGTCTGTTATTTAAAgcccaggaagaaaaagaacagaatgTAGGAGCAAAAGATACATGTCTGAAGTGTGGGCTATCCAAGCAGCAGAATGAGACAGAAGCAGTGAGTAAAGAAAATGAGGAATTAGTAAATCAAGTTGAACttctgagaaaagaaaatgagcaaGCAAAGCGGAAGCTGCAAGCAGTACTTGTGAACAGAAAGGAGCTTCTGAAGAAGGTAACCAGATTGGAGAATGAATTAGAACAACAGAGTAGAGAGCAAAAATCAGAAACCTCAGCGgctcaggcagctgcaggggagGAAGATGTGAGAAGCATGATGAGCAAAGAAATGGGTCTTGAAAACCACCCCCGTGAGGACTATCTAATTCAGCTGCTTTCTGAAAAGGAATCTGAGTTGCAGAGCATCcggaaggaaaaagaaactaTTGAAGCACAACTGCAGGCAGTGATTGAGGAAATGAGGCAAAGCTTGCAAGAGAAGGCAAACACTGCTTCAGTTAAAGATGAAATCATGGAGCATCAGACAATTCCTGACAAAGTAACTGAAACCAAGGAAAGCCCAGAAGATGATGAAGAAAGTGAGAAACATAGTTCAGCAGGTACAaatctggaagaaaaacaaaagtctGCTCTTAAAGAAAGGATTTCAGTTCTTgaacaagaaaaagaacaacTTCAAAAAAAACTTCAAGAAGCTCTCGTATCTCGCAAAGACACTATAAAAAAGGCTCAAGAAAAAGACAGGCATCACAGAGAACAACTGAAACAGCAAAAAGATGATTACAGTATCCTGCAAGAACAATTTGATCAGCAAAGCAAAGAGAAGGACAGCATCCAGGCTCAACTCAGACAGCTCCAAGAACAGAAAGGATCAGCAGAGAGTGTTTTTGGGAGTCAAGGTAGGGTGGATTCTTCATGCATGGAAGCAGAAGATACAACAAATAACAAGCTTGTACAAGTTGCAGATATTTCTGAggaagagtggaaaaaaaaccttgacAAATTGCagacagagaaagagaaattgGAATGTAATGTCAGCCATATGCAAAGGGAGCTTGCTCACAAATCCGAGTTAATCTTTGATTTGCAACAGCACATAGCACAGTTGTTTATAGAGATAGAAGGGCTGAAGAGAACCTCTGACCAAGCTGAAGCCAAGGGAGCAAATCTTCAGACAGAATTGGAGGAGAATCAAGGAAAAATTTCTGGAGTGGCCAGTCTGGAAGACCTGAAAATTCTTGTGCATCAAAAGGATGAAGAAATGGAATTTCTTAACCAGCAGTTAAAGGAGAAAAGCGACGCTCTCAGTAATGTGCAGGCACAATTGCTGGAAAAAGAGGAATCAGTCCAGAGACTGTGTAGTCAGTTGGAAGCTCAGGCTCGGGTGCATGAGGAGCAAAGCAAGCGACTACAAACAGAGATGCTTGAAATTCAGGAGAAGCAAGAGGACAATGCAGAAGCAGCTAAGCAGAAGAATCAAATGCAGAGAAAGTTGCAAGCAGCACTTATCTCTAGAAAAGAGACACTAAAGGAGAGCAAATTTCTAAAAGAAGAGCTAGCTAACGCTAAAACTACTATTGACAGTCTTTCTGTCAAGCTGACAAATATGGAAAGCCAAATATGTGGCCACGTTAAAGAAACGGATACCTTAACAGAAAAGTTAGTGTGCCTCACTGGAGAGCGAGAAAAACTTACTGCAGAAATTGATAAACTACTTAGAGAAAATCAGAATCTTGATGGATGCTGTAAAAACCTTACACTTACTCTGGAGAGAGTTGTTCTAGAGAAGgagaagctggagaaggaggtggAAGCATTGAAGAGCTTTCAAGCCACTGAGAGTTCTGAGTGGCAGGAGAAATACAAGGAGCTTCAGGGAGAATATGAAACTCTGCTGCAGTCATATGAGAATGTGAGTAATGAGGCTGAGCGAATTCAGCGTGTGTTGGAAACTGTtaggcaggaaaagcaggaaatttTCATTCAGCTAAAAGGGGCTGAAGcaaaaaaacaagaaacagaTAAGCAGCTACAGGAAGCTGGACAGGAAATTGAtgaaatgaaggagaaaatgaggaaatttgCAAAATCGAAGCAACAAAAGATCCTCGAACTAGAGGAGGAGAATGAGAAGCTTAGAGCAGAGATGCATTTTACAGATGGAGAGCTACACAGGACTGGAGAGAGCTTTACAAACACTAGCCTGAAAGAAGATCTGGAGTGCTCTAGGAGGGAGTGCCAGTCTCTTTCTACTCAGCTTGAGACAGTAATGGCTGAAAAGGACTCTCTTAATCAAGAGATTGTGGACTTGAAGTGCCTTTTGCAGGTAACAGAATCTAAGctgaaggaaagcagagaaCTTGTAGACAGGTGTGTTGCCCAGCAGACAGCGGGGGAAGAAACTGAGGCAGTTGCCACACCACCACCAACAGAAGAGTCTGAAAATCAAGTGGATGTCACTTTTCGACCAGAgcctcctgctgcagagctggaacaAGAGGCATTTGAAAGTGATAGACCTTGTGAGGATCCTGGTCTTTACAGACAGCAAATAGCTGAGCTCACCAAGCGAATCACAGAGATGGAAGATAATAGAAGGGCTTCAGAGCAACAGCTGGGCGACATCCGCAGGTGTGTTGAGACTTTAGCAGGTGAGAAAAGGGCTTTAGAGCACCAAATGGGAGAGAAAGTCCATGAAGTGAATGATCTGCAGGCCACAGTAGCAAAGATGGAGCAAATGGTCCAAGAAGCCAGAGACGACCTGGTCAGAATGACAGCACTGAAGGATGCTCTAGAGGCTGAAAAGGATGACTTGGAAGAAAGGCTCATGAATCAGCTGGCAGAACTTAATGGAAGTATTGGAAACTATCAGCAAGATGCAACAGACTTCCAAATCAAAAATGATCAACTGAAACATGAACTTCAGAGCTTGCAGAGAATGATGCACAAactggaggaggagaaaagtcagatggcaaaggagaaaagcaaagcaagttcagaaaagcaaaaggaatttGTAGAAAAGCTAAAATACAATTGGAGAGGAGAAAGCAGCACGCATATAAAGGAGCTTCAAGAACTGCTGAAACAGAAACAGCAGGAGATTAAGCAGTTGCAGAAAGACTGTAtcaaaagccaggaaaagaaCAGTAGTTTAGAAAGAACTGTTAAAGCTCTGGAATTTCTGCAGAGTGAGACTCAGAAAGAGGTAGAAGCAGCCAAAGAAATTTCAGCTAAAGCTGTTGAAGACACCAAGAAAGCCCAGGCAGAGCTCGCTCACTGCAGAGTAGTGTTGGATGACACCCAGAGTGAGGCAGCAAGGGTTCTAGCTGAGAGTGTCAAAGTGAAAGAAGAGTTGCAAGTGCACAAAGAGAAAGTTAAAattcaaatgaagaaaaaggatGAGGACTTTGAGAGAAGACTGGAACAGGAAAAAGACAAGCATTCAAAGGAGATCAAAAACATGGAAGCAAAGTTGGCAACATTGCAGAGGGAGAAAGAGCATATGGAAACAACAGTTGGTGATCTGCAAGACTCCTTGAAGACAAAGGATCAAGAAGCCAAGCAACTGGAAGGCAATCTAAACAAAACACTAGCCCAGCTTGCAGCCTTCACCAGGAGCATGTCTTCCCTTCAGGATGATAGGGATAGAGTGATAGATGAATCAAAAACATGGGAGAAGAAATTCACTGAAACTAttcaaaagaaggaagaagaaatacGTTCGAAAGAGGAAGCCTGTATTGTGCTACAGGACCAGGTGAAACACATGACCATGCGTGTGGAAGAACTCCAGACTCATGTATCCAG gcTGGAATGCAACAAGAAAGACTGGGAGGCTGACTGCAGGAAGGAGATTCAGCATCATCAAAAGACATGTGAAATgttacaggaggaaaaaaaagagcttttgaCTCAGCTTGAGGGGTCTCAGGAGCTGTACAGCAAGTCTCAGAATGAACAGCAGGAGCTGAAGTCAGAAATCAGCAGCCTAAGAGACCAGCTTGCTGACTTACAGAATTCCTTCACCAAATGTGAGCTggccagggaagagctggggaCTGTGGTCAAGCAACAAGAGATGAGTATCCAGAATTTTAAACTCAACTGTGAGCAGCTTGAAGCTGACCTGCAGGCTTCCAAGGGCCTAACAAATAAGCTGCATGAAGAAACCAGTGCCAAAGATCAAAAGATCATGAGTTTGCTGTCTGCCAAAGAAGAAGCAGTGATGGCTGCTCTAGCTGAATTACAGCAGCAACATTCTGAAGAGATGAAAGTGTTGGAGTGTAGGCTAAGTAAGGAGGAAGACGATAAAAAAGCCTTGGAAAATGAGAAGAACAAATTTCTTGACAAACTTGATCATCTCACTGAAAAGATGAAGATAAGCAGAGAAGAAAGTAGGCAGCAGAAGGCACAGCTGGACTCCTTCACCAAGTCCATGTCATCTCTGCAGGACGACCGGGACCGTATTCTGAGGGACTACAAGCAGCTTGAGGAACGCCATCTTGTTATCATCTTGGAAAAAGACCAGCTAATTcaagaggctgctgctgaaaacaACAAGCTCAAGGAAGAACTGAGAAGTTTCCATAGCCAGATGGATGACCTCAACTCTGAGAATGCCAAGCTGAACGCAGAGTTGGTGCGGTACAGAGAAGACCTTAACCAAGTGATTTCAATAAAGGACTCCCAACAGAAGCAACTTCTCAAAATACAGCTTCAGCGGATCCAAGCTCTGGAAAATGAGAAGGCAATCATAGAAACACAGCTGAAAGAGTCTGAGCATACTCAGGATGATCTCAGGAAGTGCATGGAAGCCTTAAGAGAGGATAAAGTCAGTATGTCTCAAGAGATTGAAACTCTTATGTCCTCTCTGTCGCGGGCGCAGAGTGAGATGGCAGCATTACATGAGGGGAGTCCCATTGTGGAGTGTCAAGCAGAACTGAAGGCTCGTGAGAAAGAGGTACAACAACTGAGTCATGAGCTTTCCCTCTCCCAGCAAAGAATAAAAGAACTTGAGGGGGAACTAGAAGGAGTTCAGAGGGATGCAGCCAAGAGAGTGGGAGAGGCTGAGGACAGGCTTCGGAAGGAATTGAAGCACCTGCATCATGATGCAGGGATAATGAGGAACGAAACCGAGACAGCTGAAGAGAGAGTAGCAGAGTTGGCACGGGACTTGATGGAAATGGAACAGAAATTGCTTGAAGTCACAGATGAAAACAAAGATCTCAGAGCTCAAATTCAGTCTTTTGGGAGGTCCATGAGCTCTCTTCAGGATAGCCGAGACCAGGCCAATGAAGAGCTTCatattttgaaacagaaatattctGCAGACTTGGAGGAACAAAAGAGTCTAGTGCAGAATCTTCAGAAACAGATGGCTCAGCTACAAGAGGAGCAACGTTCCACTGTCAGGGACCGAGATACGGTGAGGTCTGAGCTGACAGAATTGCAGAAGGCTATTGATGAAAGAGGCCTCTTGGCCCAGGTTGAGAAACTTaatcagcagctcagagctaAAGATGATGAGCTTCTCCACTTGTCGTTGGAATTGGAAGGCTCTTCCAACCAAGTCAAATCTTTCTCCAAGGCTATGGCAAGCCTGCAGAATGACCGAGACCGTCTGCTGAGTGAATTGGACAAAACACGTAAGATTGAAGAGGTGAAACAACAAGCAGAAGGGAGCATTTCCACCACTGCTTTGGAAGTGCAGAGTCTGAAGAAGGCATTGGCATCCTTGCAGAGTGACAGAGACAGAGTA GTAAGAGAGCTGGAGAATCTGCAGCAGCAATACATCCTGGTCGGGGTGGAAGCTGCTGAGAATTCTCACTTAAAGGCACAGCTGCATCAGTGGGAGCAAGAGGCAGACAAACAGCTTCGTCTGCAAGAACAGCTGAGGCAGGAAGGAGTTGTGTACCAGcaggagctccagcagctcag ACAGGAGAAGACCAcctgggaaaagcagagcagcagcatgaaGGAGCAGTACCTGATGGCCATTGCAGAGAAGGACAAGCAGCTGAGCCATTTACAAAGGCTCACACAGGAAATGAGGCTACCCTTCAGCAAGTTTCAAACCACAGAGGAACAGCACCAAAGCAAG ATTTCTCCAGAAGTCCTGAAAGGGGACTTTTCAAGCCTAGAAGCAGAGATGAAACACCTCCAGGCCCAGCTAAATGATAGTCTGAAAGAACTGCACCAGAAAGAGCTCAGAATTCAGCAGTTAAACAGCAAG CTATCTCAGGCCTTTGAGGAGAAAAATGCCCTCTCTCTCCAGCTCCGAGGGAGCAGTCGGAGCCCCTGTGTGAGCCATCAGCACTACAGCGAGGTCCTGAACCGCTGCCTGGTGCTCGagaggcagctccaggagctgcaggctgcAGACAAGAGCATG GAGCTGTTTGCAACAGACGCTGCCCCAGGAGCACCCCAAGAAAAGAATGAGGCGCAGAGAGGCACTTACACACCTGaactgcaggagctgcagctgag GTTGTCTGAAACAGAGCATTTGCATAGCAGCACAAAGCAGGATATGAGGTAtttggaggagcagctggaggaagaACGGGACCGTCGTCTTGCTGCAGAGGAGGCGCTTTTTGCAGCACAGGATCAGATCAGGAG GTTGCAGTCAAGTGAGTGGTCATCTTCCTTAAGTGCCAGCATTGATATGACTCCAGGTCATGAGCAGTCCTTGCTGATCGACTCCATGGATAATAATTCCAGCAGA ACCCGGAGTACCCCTGGACTACGACGCCTGTTACGATCTCTCTTCCGCTCCCGAGCCCACTTGCCCCTGCTAGTGGCCACGTATCTGCTTGCTGTCCATGTCCTGCTCTTCCTGTGCTTCACAGGCCACCTGTGA